A part of Nostoc edaphicum CCNP1411 genomic DNA contains:
- a CDS encoding antirestriction protein ArdA gives MNLFSNTLIFHSEVEAQLVAEQVYNCRLEGNILSCPIKEQRAVDLAISLSDVALPIVEGASCLLPFPKHERECQDDDAPQVYVACLSAYNNGKLHGMWIDCTQDADEIQDDIEWMLSWSPCHNYEACEEWAIHDFQNWYGIHIDEYESIEELAELAQILSEHGAAYAAYYEYDSSEASVEGFQEHYWGEYESEEDFVYDQLEQQGLIKNLEDMGIPSFYLNFEAIARDWFIDSYYSVEESYNKVYVFSRH, from the coding sequence ATGAATTTGTTTTCTAACACTCTAATATTTCACTCAGAAGTAGAAGCGCAATTAGTTGCTGAACAAGTTTACAACTGCCGCCTTGAAGGTAATATTTTAAGCTGTCCTATTAAGGAACAACGGGCAGTAGATTTAGCAATTAGTCTATCAGATGTTGCCTTACCAATAGTTGAAGGTGCAAGCTGTTTGCTCCCCTTCCCTAAACATGAGCGCGAATGTCAAGATGATGATGCACCACAGGTTTATGTAGCTTGTTTATCTGCATACAACAATGGCAAATTACACGGAATGTGGATTGACTGTACACAAGATGCAGATGAAATTCAAGACGATATTGAATGGATGTTATCATGGTCGCCCTGTCATAATTATGAAGCCTGTGAAGAGTGGGCAATACATGATTTTCAAAACTGGTATGGTATTCACATTGATGAATACGAAAGCATAGAAGAATTAGCCGAACTTGCTCAAATATTATCAGAGCATGGTGCAGCTTACGCCGCTTATTATGAATATGACAGTAGTGAGGCTAGTGTAGAAGGTTTTCAAGAACATTACTGGGGTGAGTACGAAAGTGAAGAGGATTTTGTTTATGACCAACTCGAACAACAGGGATTGATTAAAAACTTAGAAGACATGGGTATTCCTAGCTTCTACCTTAATTTTGAAGCAATAGCCCGTGATTGGTTTATTGATTCCTACTATTCAGTAGAGGAAAGTTACAACAAAGTCTACGTTTTTAGTCGCCACTAA